The genomic stretch GCGGCGGGGTCGCTGGTCAGTGTTAATCGACGTGGATTATGCAGTCAAAATGAGGGAAGAATGTTGCGATGGACGGTAGCGTGGTGCGTGCGTTGCGATGATCTCCAATGACGTGTGACGGCAGAGTTACTGTGTTCTTGCCGCAGCACCAGCAGAAAAATCTTATGCTCTTTATATCCCACGACGCCTCGGACGGCGCGTGAAGATGCTTCGCTCCATCGGTGGACCCCTGGTCCAGTTTCTGCACTGAACAACGTCCCGCAGACGCGGATAACGGCGGTGTGTTTCTTTGTCAGCTCGTGACAGCCTTCTGAAGCGACTATGGAAGCGTAAAACAGGCCAAGGTGCCGAACCCTGAAGGAGTTCGCCCGTACTTCGGTTCAAGATGTCGGGCGAGCCGCCATCTGGCCAAGCCCAAGCATTGTGGTGGTGGCTAGTAGGAGGGCGGAGCTACCAAGATACCAACACAGGCAGGTGAGCACGCGACGACCACCTTTCGGCCACTGCAGGTCATCGTCAGTGCAGGTGGCGGATACGGGACACGAGCCGATGTCACACCGCTTCAAAAATTGATTACTTTGCATGCGCGTAGGTGGCAAGTGGGGGTGTACAGATTTGACGGTTGCTACATGTTCTCTCCCCGCAATCTAGACTGGACTTGTGCATGTGCACCTCCCTATTTCCACCCCTCCATCCTAGGGAACCTGTCTCTCCTCTTATGCCGCCTTCACTATCGGACTCGTGTCACTGGCCCATGGTCCCGTGTAGCATGCAAGATAACGGTTTCGGAGCCGTCCGAGGCGGACCAACAACCAGTCCCAAGAGTAGTTCGGATAATCGATTGGCTTAGGTGAAGAAGAAAGCGTTGCCCTCAGCGTCCTTTCGCTGCACTTTCGACAAGTCCTTGTCCGGGGCGTACTCTGTCCACGCGCTCGCTGGGAAGATGTGCTTGTTGCGCTCGTACCACCGCCTATCCACAACCTTTGTCAGGGCTGGGTCTTCATGGAAGCCTTCGAGCTCCTCATCTGGTATACTGGAATCtttgctcttcttcttctgcgGCTGAGCTAGTGGGTCGTATGCAGCCATGTCCTCTTCTGCGTCTGGGTTGGTAGCACTCGGAGATGCTTTGGTGGGTTGCGCCGAGTAGTCGAAGATGAGACCGTCAAAGCCTGTTACTCTGTGAAACAAGAAATGGTACATCTCGTAGTGCTGCATTTGATGTGAGTATAGCGCAGCAAGAGCGTGTGCACCTAAAACTTACGTGTGGCAAAATGACTTCTCCTCTAACAAGCATCAAGTCGTCTACACTGACCCTGGCCCAATCCCTCCTACTCTTGTCGCCGCCCACTCCCAGTTCTGCACCAACCTTTCTAGCTTTATCTAGAAATAGCCAAATCTGCTCGCCCTTTTTTATCCTGCATCGCCCTCCGGGGATATTGGTGCCATCGTAGAAGACAAAGGGTATGACTACTTCGGTGGCCTTGACAGCTTCGCGCATGATGAGGAAATCTTGTCGCGCCTGCTCTGCCTGCTGCGCTTCCCTCTGTAAGGCCGTCTTGGTCATGACGCGGGGCTTTAGTCCAATGTTGGAGTTTGCACCCAGTTTCTTCTTGACGACTTTCGTTTCTGCTTCCGAACCCAGGGCCGACGAGTCAGCCGGTGTGTTTTCGCGCAGGGTGGGTGTCTTGGAGACATTGGTGTCGGTATCTTCGTCATTGTCTACGCCAAATGACAGTTTGCCTTTTGCAGCTAccttgcgcttcttcttgaaGACGGCTTTTGGCGTCGATGCCCTGTACTTTACAAATTAGCCTAGACCCCGAAAGAGACCAAGACCTTCCATACCCGTCCGACTGTGTGCTGCTACTTAGGTCGCCCGCCGTGTCGCCCCGCTCCTTCCTTTCCAAAGCCTCGGCGCGCCGCTTGCGATAGTCGTTGAGGTTTACCAGGCCAACAGTTTGCTCCTTCAGTAGATCTTCCGCTGTTGCCGCTTGGGAAGTGAAGCGTGCATTTCCGGCAGCATCTGCGCGGTCGCTTGAACTGGATTCAAACCTATCCATGATTACGAAATAATGCCGGCAAGAGAGGCGAAGTGAGGGTTGCAATGGTTGGAGTGGACTGTTGCTTGCGCTAGCCAATAGTTGAGAAGCATCCGCGCTAGTGCTGCATGTGACTTGGTGTACGCGACGCGATGCCGTTGGGGGAAAGACCATACCGGCTACATCCCCACCAGGAAATTTACCTCAGCACATCAACATCCAGCTACAGTA from Pyrenophora tritici-repentis strain M4 chromosome 1, whole genome shotgun sequence encodes the following:
- a CDS encoding XAP5 domain containing protein, producing the protein MDRFESSSSDRADAAGNARFTSQAATAEDLLKEQTVGLVNLNDYRKRRAEALERKERGDTAGDLSSSTQSDGASTPKAVFKKKRKVAAKGKLSFGVDNDEDTDTNVSKTPTLRENTPADSSALGSEAETKVVKKKLGANSNIGLKPRVMTKTALQREAQQAEQARQDFLIMREAVKATEVVIPFVFYDGTNIPGGRCRIKKGEQIWLFLDKARKVGAELGVGGDKSRRDWARVSVDDLMLVRGEVILPHHYEMYHFLFHRVTGFDGLIFDYSAQPTKASPSATNPDAEEDMAAYDPLAQPQKKKSKDSSIPDEELEGFHEDPALTKVVDRRWYERNKHIFPASAWTEYAPDKDLSKVQRKDAEGNAFFFT